In Anabrus simplex isolate iqAnaSimp1 chromosome 4, ASM4041472v1, whole genome shotgun sequence, a single genomic region encodes these proteins:
- the LOC136871878 gene encoding uncharacterized protein isoform X2: MLRTSRKAPIWQLLILSGILHGTTFYSGSECFAQLPPSSPLNPPPAPPNLPFPQSPPRSPLNPELPPPPVLPPNPPILQPPPPLNPALTPPVLPPNPPFAQPPPPLNPSLAQPLPPAPPPPPSPPNSPLPQPSPPLPPSPPNTPLPQPPPPENPSLAQPLPPAPPPPPSPPNSPSPQPSPPLNPSLPPQPAIQQTPSHPSLYNCHQCCSICNVLPHPHAHSCLPSAYGLIYPLHLPLFYSLAYHR, from the coding sequence GGCAGCTGTTGATCCTGAGCGGAATTCTTCATGGAACAACTTTTTATTCTGGAAGCGAATGTTTCGCTCAGCTTCCTCCATCTTCACCTCTTAATCCTCCACCTGCACCCCCAAATCTTCCATTTCCCCAGTCTCCTCCTCGTTCACCTCTAAATCCTGAATTGCCTCCTCCTCCGGTTTTGCCTCCAAATCCTCCAATTCTACAGCCTCCTCCACCTCTAAATCCAGCATTGACTCCTCCTGTTTTGCCTCCAAATCCTCCATTTGCACAGCCTCCTCCACCTCTAAATCCTTCATTGGCACAGCCTCTTCCAcctgctccacctcctcctccatcACCTCCAAATTCTCCATTGCCACAGCCTTCTCCCCCTCTTCCCCCTTCCCCTCCAAATACGCCATTGCCACAACCTCCTCCACCTGAAAATCCTTCATTGGCACAGCCTCTTCCAcctgctccacctcctcctccatcACCTCCAAATTCTCCATCGCCACAGCCTTCTCCCCCTCTAAATCCTTCATTGCCTCCACAACCTGCTATTCAACAAACTCCCTCCCATCCTTCTCTGTATAACTGTCACCAGTGTTGCTCAATTTGCAATGTCTTACCACATCCACATGCGCATAGCTGTCTTCCTTCAGCATACGGTTTAATTTATCCTTTACATCTTCCTCTTTTTTATTCACTCGCATATCATCGTTAA